GCCTATCTGATGCGAATTATAATGATTTTCTTTATTAAAATGTTTCAATATTTTCTAGGAGCAATCTTCTGGAAAATATTCAACTGGAATTCGCCTAAAAGAGAAAATTATTCTAAACGAAAAAGAACTATTAGTTTACCAAAGGATGGAATCATACGATTTAGCTTTGGGAAATATAGAGGTCAGCCCGTAAAAAAAATCTGGAACTCAAATAGACAATATATTGATTGGTTAAGAGAGAACGTCGATATGACCAAATATCCTAATGAGGAGTTTATGATTGAATTGCTTTTTAATGCTGAAGCTTAAACAAGATTTTTCGAAATTTCTGCGAATATCATTCCTTTATCTTTAAGACTGATTTCATATTCTGATTTCTTATAAAATTTGACTACATCCTTAGGATTTGAATAGTCCTTATTTTTTGTTATGTCTCCAATTATTTGCTTAAAATTTTCATTCTTTGCCCACTCTTCAAATTTAGATAAAACGAAACGACCTAATCCTTTTTTCCTTTTTTCTTCATCAACTTGGAAATGTGTAATCTTTAATATGCTACTATAAGGAAAACTAAAAAAAACAAGTTTAAAACCTTTATTATCAGACTTATCTATACCAGAACATTTTTGAGCTTTATTATCAAAGTTAACTTCAAAATTGCGTCCTTTAAAAACAAATGATTCCATACTAAAACAAAATTTATGTTTGTCATTGTTAAATTTAATAAAAAGTATAACCAAAATGAAAATATGATTATCATTTCCTCTTATCCCTACTTCCCTTATCAAACCCAATTAAATTAAATAGCTCACGCATTCGAGAGCGTACCCGATTACCATATCGTTCTTCTAATTCTTGAGCATTGAGGTTGGTTGTTCCGTGTGTTTTAATACGATGATTTACAAACAGTTCGTAACGTGATAGCAGTACTTCACCAATCACATTACAGTCTTTTCCAAAGAATCTACCCGTAGGCTCAACACCTAAATCGTCAAAGCAATAAAAACGACTATCTCCATACTGTTGAATGGTAGTATAACCAATATGATTAAACGCAAATGTGACGTTGCGAGTTGGAATCATTTCATAAGCTTTGTAATGCGGCGTGATGTAGCGGATGAGTTTCATCAAGCTAGTTTTTCCACAGCCTACAGGTCCAGAAAGTAAAATACCTTTTTTCAGGTCAACTCCTAATTTCTTGCACGTATGATAATCTCTGATTTGATAGTTGCACAGTTTGTAGAGTATGTTTCTATCCTCTATGTAAATCTTGAATTTATCTCCAAACAACAACTTTCCTTTAGCATCTAGATACTCCAAAATCTTATCGAAATCATACAAGATTTGATTGCCTTTTAATTTACCAAGTTCGTAGTGTTTGTTAGCTTCAAAAATGATATGTGGTGTTCGGTGATTCATAAAGGTTCGTTGTAATCTTTATCTGTGGTTGTCTTTAAGTTGTCCTGATATGGGACGGTTGCTTTATGTTTTTCGCCGTTTTCAAAATCCTTGGAATTTGAATTTTTAAAATCTCGCTGTTTGTTTTTATTTTTATTGTTTTCTATAGTTTGTATATGTTTGTTTATAGGTACCTGTGCTTGTCCACTGCTTGTCTTAATATTGGTACGGCTTTGGTACAGAACTTGTCCATTACTTGTCCCAAAATCGAACATCTTGATTCTGCTTCCTTTGAATGGGTTATGTGATGGTGTGTAGAGAATATATTTCCAGTGCGTAAGCTCCTTGATGCATCGATGATAGGTAGATTTTGAACCTATCTTTGAAAAATCCATGACCTCTTCGCGATTGATGTAAAATTCTTCGCGAAAGAAATTATTATTCCAAATCTGGAACAGTGCTACATACAAACTGATATGCGTTGGATTCAATCGATTGTCTTTAGAAAATTGCTCAAATACACTATTTAAGTGTTTGATATAATTGATATTTTCCAAAATATTTAGAATTTATTATGAACTCGGTTCTTCTCTAAGACATTCATTATTTCCTGATAATCATAATATAATACGCCTCCAACTTTGGTGTAGGGTATTGTTCCATTGATTCTAAGGTTCTGTAATGTTCCTGGTGAAATACCTAAAAGTTCTCTAACTTCTGGTGACTTTAACCATTTTTTAGTTGGATTTCCATTATGCTGGTTGAATAGTTGTTTAATCTCTTCTAAGAGTTCCATCTTGAACTCATAGAGATCTTCTGTAGTGATGATTGTTGCGCCCATAATAAAACGATTTAAAAAATAAAGCTGTCAAGGTTATCCATTTTTAAATGACAGCTTTACCCCGATTTAATTTTCGTTCTACAAAGTTGATGCAGTTTGTTTAAATTACATCAGAGTCTAATCCGAGTTCGGTTAATTTTTGAAGTCAAAAAATTTGTTATTGTTTAAACCAAATTGGTTTACCTATTGCCTAAACTTAAGAGTATTTAAATCGCATCTATTATTAAAATTAAAGCTTCAGAGTCCAACCCGAGTTCGGAAAACATTTATAGATCCAAACCATCTTCATCATCCATTTTTTGCAATAGGCTTTCACTAATTTCATCGAAAAATTTAACTCTAGAACTCTTTCGAGATTTAATCTCATTATAAGTACGTGAATGATTCCCTTTGGAAACACCAAGAAAAGCACCAAGCTCCTCGATGACCTTTTTAATATCGGTTGCTCCATTGTTTAACGCTCCAATGGTCTTTAAGCCATAAGTAAGTTCAACGAATGCGGCATAGCTCCCTGTCCATACTAAACTTGAATTATGTTTCATACTTGAAATTCGCTTGCCATTTCTTAAACTAACAAGTTTCTTATTAAGATACTTTACCATCAGCGTATAGGCTCTTAACTGCGCTAAGTTAACATCCTTTGGAGTGTTAAAATCTACATCCTCAATGATGAAGCTAGAACTAATCACTGGAAATTCATCGTTAAACTTTCTTGTGAAGTAATATTCATCAAAATGAATGAGCTGAGATTCTATATATTGCCCAAAATCAAAATTTTTGGAAAAGAAATTTTGGTACCGCAATAGTTGTTCTTCTATGAACTTTTTCTTTTTTCTCCTGGAGCTTTTAGGAAAGTTCTTCTCAATTCTAAAAACCTCTTTATAATATATCAATCTAGACAAAGGAACTTGTTTTATTTCCTTAAAGAATACTATTTCATCTTTTTTAGATTCAAATCCATTTGTAATTATTTCTCGACGGTATTTGGTCAATAATTTTCTACACAATAAAATACTTATATGAGATTGTTTGAGAATCGCAGGCGTAGATTTTTGGACTTTTTCCAAATCTTTAAGAAGATCTTGTGCGAGCAGCTTAAATTCCATACGCCTCCATTATTATCCAGTTTCCAAACTGCAAATAGAGGTGCTTCTAAAAGAAAGAAGCAAGGTTTATCACGAAAGTCCTTTCCCAATATTCATAAGGAAACCATTCATATTGTTACTATTAAATTTCAAAATACAATGCTTAGGGTTTATATCTTAAAAATACCCATATTATGGAGATACCTCGTAATAAAAAAGGCGTATATACGTACGGATTAAGACGTATTTTCGTACGTTTTTTGTTAAATTAATGTTTTAT
The sequence above is a segment of the Tenacibaculum sp. 190130A14a genome. Coding sequences within it:
- a CDS encoding RteC domain-containing protein yields the protein MEFKLLAQDLLKDLEKVQKSTPAILKQSHISILLCRKLLTKYRREIITNGFESKKDEIVFFKEIKQVPLSRLIYYKEVFRIEKNFPKSSRRKKKKFIEEQLLRYQNFFSKNFDFGQYIESQLIHFDEYYFTRKFNDEFPVISSSFIIEDVDFNTPKDVNLAQLRAYTLMVKYLNKKLVSLRNGKRISSMKHNSSLVWTGSYAAFVELTYGLKTIGALNNGATDIKKVIEELGAFLGVSKGNHSRTYNEIKSRKSSRVKFFDEISESLLQKMDDEDGLDL
- a CDS encoding GNAT family N-acetyltransferase, translating into MESFVFKGRNFEVNFDNKAQKCSGIDKSDNKGFKLVFFSFPYSSILKITHFQVDEEKRKKGLGRFVLSKFEEWAKNENFKQIIGDITKNKDYSNPKDVVKFYKKSEYEISLKDKGMIFAEISKNLV
- a CDS encoding helix-turn-helix domain-containing protein produces the protein MGATIITTEDLYEFKMELLEEIKQLFNQHNGNPTKKWLKSPEVRELLGISPGTLQNLRINGTIPYTKVGGVLYYDYQEIMNVLEKNRVHNKF
- a CDS encoding ATPase: MNHRTPHIIFEANKHYELGKLKGNQILYDFDKILEYLDAKGKLLFGDKFKIYIEDRNILYKLCNYQIRDYHTCKKLGVDLKKGILLSGPVGCGKTSLMKLIRYITPHYKAYEMIPTRNVTFAFNHIGYTTIQQYGDSRFYCFDDLGVEPTGRFFGKDCNVIGEVLLSRYELFVNHRIKTHGTTNLNAQELEERYGNRVRSRMRELFNLIGFDKGSRDKRK